One genomic region from Natrarchaeobius halalkaliphilus encodes:
- a CDS encoding DUF7125 family protein has product MIAIAGSKGGCGKTTVTVGLARAFARAGDPTVAVDADRQLPNLHAVANVDRTPTLATVEADAVGAAVQPLSGTTGAGVIAAPDTTDRIDLETALDRLGNEDVRILLDCPSGCGPDVTDPLAVADAVVVVTTDTDRARRGARTTIELARRLEVPVAGAVVTKHGGETETIGSELGIPVLGTIPEHDAPLSADATERAFDHVVDRLRRESFPDRARAATDSNRLSTGICALDGALGGGFRPGSVVALTADPASQSEHLLAALTGTRGTLYLTAARSRRSVERTLESTREGAVTPTVRRVGGDARFEDATELIDKLPEGANLVIDSMNAFERGDRERYLEFLSGLVDRVTETDGLAVCHCLEGGSTPTNRSVTTHLADVVVSLRTYSAGVGTGIEHTLSIPKVRTERAAVETVALELDTDRDYEREREPSSARRR; this is encoded by the coding sequence ATGATCGCGATCGCCGGTTCGAAAGGTGGCTGTGGAAAGACGACGGTGACGGTGGGTCTGGCCAGGGCGTTCGCGCGGGCCGGCGATCCGACCGTCGCCGTCGACGCCGATCGACAGCTTCCCAACCTCCACGCCGTCGCGAACGTCGACCGAACGCCGACGCTCGCAACCGTCGAGGCCGACGCCGTCGGAGCGGCCGTTCAACCGCTGTCGGGAACGACCGGTGCCGGCGTGATCGCGGCACCGGACACCACCGATAGGATCGACCTCGAAACGGCACTCGATCGCCTCGGAAACGAAGACGTTCGAATACTGCTCGATTGCCCCTCCGGATGCGGCCCCGACGTGACCGATCCGCTCGCGGTTGCCGACGCGGTCGTGGTCGTCACAACCGATACCGACCGTGCCAGACGCGGTGCGCGGACCACGATCGAACTGGCCCGCCGTCTCGAGGTCCCCGTCGCCGGTGCCGTCGTCACGAAACACGGCGGCGAAACTGAAACGATCGGATCCGAACTCGGTATCCCGGTGCTCGGAACGATACCCGAACACGACGCGCCGCTTTCGGCCGACGCCACGGAGCGCGCGTTCGACCACGTCGTCGACCGGCTTCGACGCGAGTCGTTCCCAGATCGGGCGAGAGCCGCGACGGACAGCAACCGCCTGTCGACCGGAATCTGCGCGCTTGATGGGGCGCTTGGTGGTGGGTTCCGTCCCGGGTCGGTCGTCGCGCTCACCGCCGATCCGGCGAGCCAGTCCGAACACCTCCTCGCTGCTCTCACGGGAACCAGGGGAACGCTCTATCTCACCGCGGCGCGCTCGAGACGAAGCGTCGAACGAACGCTCGAGTCGACCCGCGAGGGGGCCGTCACTCCGACCGTTCGTCGGGTCGGCGGCGACGCTCGGTTCGAGGACGCGACCGAACTGATCGACAAGCTTCCCGAGGGTGCGAACCTCGTCATCGACTCGATGAACGCCTTCGAGCGTGGCGATCGTGAACGGTATCTCGAGTTCCTGTCCGGACTCGTCGACCGGGTCACAGAGACTGACGGACTCGCCGTCTGTCACTGTCTCGAGGGGGGATCGACACCGACGAACCGATCGGTGACGACGCATCTTGCCGACGTCGTCGTTTCCCTCCGGACGTATTCGGCGGGTGTCGGAACGGGGATCGAACACACGCTCTCGATCCCGAAGGTTCGCACCGAGCGGGCCGCCGTGGAAACGGTCGCACTCGAACTCGATACCGACCGCGATTACGAACGCGAGAGAGAGCCGTCGTCGGCCCGCCGTCGGTGA
- a CDS encoding DUF7857 domain-containing protein, translated as MVELETTTCRINGVTLVSATVANPQTTPQRVRLESRIEGPTWPPRRRGSIAPEWNGNRWESTVAPKRRCGLGFATSVETTDPPIELVSAIRASDRTRSSPDAVLASLAESAPSRDVVSSFPD; from the coding sequence ATGGTCGAACTCGAGACGACGACGTGTCGAATCAACGGCGTAACGCTGGTGAGCGCAACCGTCGCCAACCCGCAGACGACACCACAGCGAGTCCGTCTCGAGAGTCGAATCGAGGGACCGACGTGGCCTCCGCGTCGTCGCGGTTCGATCGCTCCCGAGTGGAATGGGAATCGCTGGGAGTCGACCGTTGCGCCGAAACGCCGTTGCGGCCTCGGATTTGCGACATCGGTCGAGACGACCGATCCGCCGATCGAGCTCGTCTCTGCGATCCGCGCTTCCGATCGGACGCGTTCCTCACCGGATGCCGTACTCGCATCGCTCGCGGAAAGTGCCCCGTCACGTGACGTCGTTTCGTCGTTCCCCGATTGA
- a CDS encoding LamB/YcsF family protein, whose amino-acid sequence MTGIDINCDMGESFGNWTMGNDADVMPYVTSANIAGGYHAGDPHVMRETVELAADHGVGIGVHPGLPDKVGFGRRTMDASPAEVRDYVVYQLGALAAFARRHGTSVQHVKPHGAMYSMLSDSAEHARAVMEGMLEVDEDLIYLATDMNIHEVAQQVDGLRAVFEGYVDLDYRADRSLIVEQELSDRDPDLVADRFVSIATDGVVEAANGEEISVPADSICIHGDNPNAVELLEAIHERIDDHDIELVGLPELVAD is encoded by the coding sequence ATGACTGGAATCGATATCAACTGTGACATGGGCGAGAGCTTCGGCAACTGGACGATGGGGAACGACGCCGACGTCATGCCCTACGTGACGTCCGCGAACATCGCCGGGGGCTATCACGCCGGTGATCCCCACGTCATGCGCGAAACCGTCGAGCTTGCCGCCGACCACGGCGTCGGTATCGGCGTTCACCCCGGCCTTCCCGACAAGGTGGGATTCGGTCGACGGACGATGGACGCCAGCCCAGCGGAGGTCCGCGACTACGTCGTTTATCAGCTCGGCGCACTCGCGGCGTTCGCCCGCCGCCACGGGACCTCCGTCCAGCACGTCAAACCCCACGGTGCGATGTACTCGATGCTGTCCGACAGCGCCGAGCACGCTCGAGCCGTCATGGAGGGCATGCTCGAGGTCGACGAGGATCTCATCTACCTCGCGACCGATATGAATATTCACGAGGTCGCCCAGCAAGTCGACGGCCTGCGAGCCGTCTTCGAGGGCTACGTCGATCTCGACTACCGGGCCGACCGGTCGCTCATCGTCGAACAGGAGCTGTCCGATCGCGATCCCGATCTCGTCGCCGACCGGTTCGTCTCCATCGCCACCGACGGCGTCGTCGAGGCCGCAAACGGCGAGGAAATCTCAGTTCCCGCCGACAGCATCTGCATCCACGGCGACAATCCCAACGCCGTCGAACTCCTCGAGGCGATCCACGAACGGATCGACGACCACGACATCGAACTCGTCGGCCTGCCGGAACTCGTCGCGGACTGA
- a CDS encoding Lrp/AsnC family transcriptional regulator produces MSTLDRRDIDILFAIANNHTMSTETIHEVTDIPKSTVHYRIQSLKDGGVIVNDLCELAREKIGLEITVISEVWAEYGEGYHEEIGEKLSDIEGVNQVYFTMGDTDFVVIARLTSRDMVEKLVEDYESIEEIRRTSSKFAITTIKETVGVSTLRDYDVETVRAAQGLSEDGEDGG; encoded by the coding sequence ATGAGCACGTTAGACAGACGAGACATCGACATTCTGTTCGCGATTGCCAACAACCACACAATGAGCACGGAGACGATCCACGAGGTGACGGACATTCCGAAATCGACGGTGCACTATCGGATTCAGAGCCTGAAAGACGGCGGCGTCATCGTAAACGACCTGTGCGAACTCGCTCGAGAGAAGATCGGCCTCGAGATCACGGTCATCTCGGAAGTGTGGGCCGAGTACGGGGAAGGATACCACGAAGAGATCGGAGAGAAACTCTCCGACATCGAAGGCGTCAATCAGGTGTACTTCACGATGGGAGATACAGACTTCGTCGTCATCGCCCGACTCACCTCCCGGGATATGGTCGAAAAGCTCGTCGAGGATTACGAGTCGATCGAAGAGATCCGCCGAACGAGTTCGAAGTTCGCGATCACGACGATCAAAGAGACCGTCGGCGTTTCGACTCTCCGAGACTACGACGTCGAAACGGTACGAGCTGCACAGGGTCTCAGCGAAGATGGCGAGGACGGGGGTTGA
- a CDS encoding CPBP family intramembrane glutamic endopeptidase yields MVTAVAVTTRYLDRGRTVWQYGLRADRRWAHDLLAGFGLAAGAVAIPYLIGVAIGWYEISTTFAAGHVSFWMGLLLVVIAYLGTGVWEEVFFRAVFMVNAAEGLRRWLSPKHTLVVVLAVQTVIFGVIHLEHWSVQAPHPAFVVTWILAGLVYGVLYLLSNDLALPIAAHAGGNAAGASLISATDPADSGWGVLVLVEPTSEAILLGHGGVMMFSANVLVLSFGIGWLRYTRKGPLELWDHPAFFVTEQIGESE; encoded by the coding sequence ATGGTTACTGCGGTTGCAGTGACGACTCGGTATCTCGACCGAGGACGGACCGTTTGGCAGTACGGGTTACGGGCTGACAGACGCTGGGCACATGATCTGCTTGCCGGGTTCGGCCTCGCAGCCGGTGCAGTGGCGATTCCGTACCTGATCGGGGTTGCGATCGGATGGTACGAGATCTCGACGACGTTCGCTGCCGGTCACGTGAGCTTCTGGATGGGACTGTTGTTGGTCGTCATCGCGTACCTAGGGACGGGCGTTTGGGAGGAGGTGTTCTTCCGGGCGGTGTTCATGGTGAATGCTGCGGAGGGACTTCGCCGGTGGCTGTCCCCGAAACATACGCTCGTCGTTGTGCTTGCCGTACAAACTGTAATTTTCGGTGTTATTCATCTCGAACACTGGTCGGTGCAGGCTCCGCATCCGGCGTTCGTCGTGACGTGGATCCTCGCTGGACTCGTGTATGGTGTGTTGTACCTGCTGAGTAATGACCTCGCGCTGCCGATCGCGGCCCATGCAGGTGGGAATGCCGCGGGGGCAAGCCTGATTTCTGCGACCGATCCTGCAGATAGTGGATGGGGTGTACTCGTCCTCGTCGAGCCGACCAGCGAGGCGATCCTACTCGGACACGGCGGCGTGATGATGTTCAGTGCGAACGTGCTCGTGCTGTCGTTTGGAATTGGATGGTTGCGGTACACCCGGAAAGGGCCGCTTGAATTATGGGACCATCCAGCGTTCTTCGTGACCGAGCAGATCGGCGAGTCGGAGTAA
- a CDS encoding acetyl-CoA carboxylase — protein sequence MSETITINSPMPGVFYRRPDPEEAPFVEPGDSVDAGETIGLVEVMKNFHEIETDRAGTVSEFLVGDEAEIEADQPLVEIDAA from the coding sequence ATGTCCGAGACCATCACGATCAACTCACCGATGCCGGGCGTCTTCTACCGACGTCCCGATCCCGAAGAAGCACCGTTCGTCGAACCGGGTGACAGCGTCGACGCTGGCGAGACGATCGGTCTCGTCGAAGTGATGAAGAACTTCCACGAGATCGAAACCGATCGGGCGGGAACCGTCAGCGAGTTCCTCGTCGGAGACGAAGCCGAAATCGAGGCCGATCAGCCACTCGTCGAGATCGACGCGGCGTAG
- a CDS encoding CoxG family protein, translated as MRFDGTFELGDVSTEAVWLVLSDPVMIEQALPGCEFLLEVDDDANFDELRERAEATEEKPPTLPEATPEAVGERAFEEGETYAALMELGVGGVKPSFETTVTIAEREFPRMATTGNGSAANSSFEMSAWMELEEIDDGVAVEWEAEADVFGKIAQLGGRVINPVANRIVNQFFEDVASRLDEVEEPDDETERTRLRDRIQDAL; from the coding sequence ATGAGATTCGATGGCACGTTCGAGCTCGGGGACGTATCGACGGAGGCAGTCTGGCTCGTGCTGTCGGACCCGGTGATGATCGAGCAGGCGCTGCCCGGCTGTGAGTTTCTGCTCGAGGTCGACGACGACGCGAACTTCGACGAGCTTCGGGAACGGGCCGAGGCGACCGAGGAAAAGCCGCCGACGCTGCCGGAGGCGACACCCGAAGCGGTCGGTGAACGGGCCTTCGAGGAAGGCGAGACGTACGCCGCGTTGATGGAGCTGGGCGTCGGGGGCGTCAAGCCGAGTTTCGAGACGACCGTGACGATCGCAGAGCGAGAGTTCCCGCGGATGGCGACGACCGGCAACGGCTCCGCCGCGAACAGTTCGTTCGAGATGTCCGCCTGGATGGAACTCGAGGAGATAGACGACGGCGTCGCCGTCGAGTGGGAAGCCGAAGCCGACGTGTTCGGGAAGATCGCCCAGCTTGGCGGCCGGGTGATAAACCCCGTCGCGAACCGCATCGTCAACCAGTTCTTCGAGGACGTCGCCTCCCGACTGGACGAGGTCGAAGAGCCCGACGACGAGACCGAACGAACCCGGCTCAGAGACCGGATTCAGGACGCGCTATGA
- a CDS encoding 5-oxoprolinase subunit B family protein, whose translation MANERITPDDLPEPRYEYGADDHVFVELAEAMSFTANVKAMAITQQVAEREIDGVIENCPANASYMLRIDPEVIHPDDLIAQLREIESDLDLTEYEWDTRLIDVPVLFQDPWTHETLMEFRDRHQDADATDLEYSAQINGYDSVEAFLDAFVGAPHMVTMVGFVPGLPWCFQMVPRSEQLEVPKYVEPRTDTPSRAVGFGGAFSVIYPVQGAGGYQLYGRTPIEVLDVDQILPDFRDSMVFPNPGDILNYRRIDRDTYDEIRESVEAGEYEYTYQRVSFSPDEFFESPHEYTDDLTAVIE comes from the coding sequence ATGGCGAACGAACGGATCACTCCAGACGATCTTCCCGAGCCTCGATACGAATACGGCGCTGACGATCACGTATTCGTCGAACTCGCGGAAGCGATGAGCTTCACTGCTAACGTCAAGGCGATGGCGATCACCCAGCAGGTGGCCGAACGGGAGATCGACGGCGTCATCGAGAACTGTCCGGCCAACGCCTCGTACATGCTCCGGATCGATCCCGAGGTGATCCACCCGGACGACCTGATCGCACAGCTCCGGGAGATCGAATCCGACCTCGACCTGACGGAGTACGAGTGGGATACGCGACTGATCGACGTCCCCGTCCTCTTTCAGGATCCATGGACCCACGAGACGCTCATGGAGTTTCGTGACCGCCATCAGGACGCCGATGCGACGGATCTCGAGTACTCGGCGCAGATCAACGGCTACGATTCCGTCGAGGCGTTTCTCGACGCGTTCGTCGGCGCGCCACACATGGTGACGATGGTCGGGTTCGTCCCCGGCCTCCCCTGGTGTTTCCAGATGGTGCCACGGAGCGAACAACTCGAGGTGCCGAAGTACGTCGAACCCCGAACCGACACGCCGAGTCGCGCGGTCGGCTTCGGCGGTGCGTTCTCGGTCATCTACCCGGTTCAGGGAGCGGGCGGCTACCAGCTATACGGTCGGACGCCGATCGAAGTACTGGACGTCGACCAGATCCTGCCGGATTTCCGTGATTCGATGGTGTTTCCCAATCCGGGCGACATCCTGAACTACAGGCGAATCGACCGCGACACGTACGACGAAATCCGCGAGTCGGTCGAGGCCGGCGAGTACGAGTACACCTACCAGCGAGTGAGCTTCTCGCCCGACGAGTTCTTCGAGTCGCCACACGAGTACACCGACGACCTCACGGCGGTGATCGAATGA
- a CDS encoding DUF418 domain-containing protein, with protein MPTDSSDDQETTDSGEPEPTDPSDRIVALDALRGFALLGILVINIWLFGMPTVATFNPALYGDFTGGNYLAWFISHVFFERKFVTLFTFLFGAGIVLFLESKDRKGQSGRKLHLSRTFWLLVIGLGHAYLLWYGDILVFYALSGFLVVWVWRWRPRRQFILGTALFSIPSILYLLTGLGYLSFSEDGRAEFEEELLAAFGADFSPEREIGIYQSGWLDQIAHRAPVLLEYHTLGFVFEMFWSVGGMMIIGMALYKWGIISNTRSTRFYKRVLVGVGGAGLALVLVGVWLREVFAWETVPVLTLAFQLNYWGALLLATSYIAGIMLLCRWIRDGVVVHALTAVGRTAFTNYLLQTIIATMIFYGHGLGLFGQLSRVELLGVVVLIWAIQIPLSVWWLERFRFGPVEWVWRTLTYRERQPMRLEK; from the coding sequence ATGCCAACTGATTCGTCCGACGATCAGGAGACGACGGATTCGGGCGAGCCCGAGCCGACAGATCCGTCCGATCGGATCGTTGCTCTCGACGCTCTCCGTGGGTTTGCTCTGCTCGGGATTCTGGTGATCAACATCTGGCTATTCGGGATGCCGACTGTAGCGACGTTCAACCCGGCCCTCTACGGGGACTTTACCGGCGGGAATTACCTCGCTTGGTTCATCAGCCACGTGTTCTTCGAGCGGAAGTTCGTGACTCTGTTTACGTTCTTGTTCGGTGCCGGAATCGTCCTGTTCCTGGAATCGAAGGACAGAAAGGGCCAGTCCGGGCGGAAGTTACACCTTTCAAGGACGTTCTGGCTGCTTGTGATCGGCCTCGGACACGCATATTTGCTATGGTACGGCGACATCCTCGTCTTCTACGCTCTCTCCGGCTTCCTCGTCGTCTGGGTGTGGCGGTGGCGTCCACGTCGTCAGTTTATACTCGGCACCGCACTGTTCTCGATTCCGTCCATCCTCTACCTCTTGACGGGTTTGGGCTACCTCTCCTTCTCTGAGGACGGGCGGGCCGAGTTCGAAGAAGAGTTGCTCGCCGCGTTCGGCGCAGATTTCTCACCCGAAAGGGAAATCGGGATCTATCAAAGCGGCTGGCTGGATCAGATAGCTCACCGGGCCCCAGTCCTTCTCGAATATCACACACTCGGATTCGTCTTCGAGATGTTCTGGTCGGTGGGTGGAATGATGATCATCGGAATGGCGCTCTACAAGTGGGGCATCATCTCAAATACGCGGAGCACACGCTTTTACAAACGCGTCCTCGTCGGCGTCGGTGGAGCCGGACTTGCACTCGTCCTCGTCGGCGTGTGGCTTCGCGAGGTGTTTGCCTGGGAGACGGTCCCGGTACTCACTCTCGCGTTTCAACTCAATTACTGGGGTGCCCTGCTCCTTGCAACCAGCTATATCGCGGGGATTATGCTTCTCTGTCGGTGGATCCGCGACGGCGTGGTCGTCCACGCGTTGACCGCGGTTGGCCGGACCGCGTTTACGAATTATCTGCTTCAAACCATCATCGCGACGATGATCTTCTACGGTCACGGACTCGGGTTGTTCGGACAGTTGAGTCGCGTTGAGTTGCTGGGAGTGGTCGTGCTGATCTGGGCGATTCAAATCCCACTTTCGGTGTGGTGGCTGGAGCGGTTCCGCTTCGGACCGGTCGAATGGGTGTGGCGAACGCTTACGTACCGTGAACGTCAGCCGATGCGGCTCGAAAAGTAA
- a CDS encoding acetyl-CoA carboxylase biotin carboxylase subunit gives MFDRVLIANRGEVAVRIVHACTELDIDAVAVYSDADEEAKHVRVADEAYYLGGSQAKKSYLNQDALLDVARLADVDAVHPGYGFLAENQSFAANVEESEFAWIGPPSSVMADFGEKTSARTIMKQADVPIVPGTTEPIEAPGAVEAFGEEYGYPVAIKADGGGGGRGLKIVHKPSQTESKLQDAVREGEAYFDNPMVYLERFLENPRHIEVQVIGDGHGTVRHLGERDCTIQRRQQKLVEESPSPVLDEEVRDEICEAARRGVAEASYENVGTVEFLYEDGEYYFLEVNARIQVEHPITEVRTGIDLVKWQIRVAAGEKLSFSQDEVDPRGTAIEFRINAEDPDNDFTPLPGTLSTFRPPTGIGVRVETGVDQGDSIAPFYDSLFAKLIVTGEDRDEAIARGKRALEGFDIEGIPTTIPFHRTLLEDRGFLENEHTTTYVERELLDE, from the coding sequence GTGTTCGACAGGGTACTGATCGCGAACCGCGGAGAGGTTGCCGTCCGGATCGTTCACGCCTGTACGGAACTGGATATCGATGCGGTCGCGGTCTACAGCGACGCAGACGAGGAGGCCAAACACGTTAGAGTCGCTGATGAGGCGTACTACCTCGGCGGATCGCAGGCGAAAAAGAGCTACCTCAATCAGGACGCGCTCCTCGATGTCGCGCGTTTAGCCGACGTGGACGCGGTTCATCCCGGATACGGCTTCCTGGCCGAGAATCAGTCGTTTGCAGCCAACGTCGAAGAAAGCGAGTTCGCGTGGATCGGGCCACCGAGTAGCGTGATGGCGGATTTCGGTGAAAAGACGAGCGCACGGACCATCATGAAACAGGCGGATGTCCCGATCGTCCCTGGAACGACCGAGCCGATAGAGGCTCCTGGCGCAGTCGAGGCCTTTGGCGAGGAATACGGCTACCCCGTCGCGATCAAAGCCGACGGCGGCGGCGGGGGCCGAGGGCTCAAGATCGTTCACAAACCGTCCCAGACCGAATCCAAGCTCCAGGACGCGGTCCGTGAAGGAGAGGCGTACTTCGACAATCCCATGGTCTACCTCGAGCGCTTCCTCGAGAATCCCCGACACATCGAGGTCCAGGTGATCGGGGACGGTCACGGAACCGTCAGACATCTGGGCGAACGCGACTGTACCATCCAGCGCCGTCAGCAGAAGCTCGTAGAGGAGTCACCATCGCCGGTCCTCGACGAGGAGGTGCGAGACGAAATCTGTGAGGCCGCCAGGCGAGGCGTTGCCGAGGCGAGCTACGAAAACGTCGGCACCGTCGAATTTCTCTACGAAGACGGGGAGTACTATTTTCTGGAGGTCAACGCCCGCATCCAGGTCGAACACCCGATCACGGAGGTGCGCACGGGCATCGATCTCGTCAAGTGGCAGATCCGCGTCGCCGCTGGCGAGAAGCTATCGTTCAGTCAGGACGAGGTCGATCCGCGCGGTACGGCGATCGAGTTCCGGATCAACGCCGAGGACCCGGACAACGACTTCACGCCGCTTCCCGGCACCCTTTCCACGTTTCGACCTCCGACCGGAATCGGCGTCCGAGTCGAGACCGGCGTCGATCAGGGCGACTCGATCGCGCCGTTTTATGACTCGCTGTTCGCGAAGCTAATCGTCACCGGCGAGGACAGAGACGAAGCCATCGCCCGTGGCAAACGGGCGCTCGAGGGCTTCGATATCGAGGGCATCCCGACGACGATTCCCTTCCACCGTACGCTGCTCGAGGACCGCGGCTTCCTCGAGAACGAGCACACGACGACGTACGTCGAACGGGAGCTACTGGACGAGTAG
- a CDS encoding 5-oxoprolinase subunit C family protein, with the protein MIDVHEGGISSTVQDLGRTGHYHIGMPPSGAMDEYAHTVANYLVGNDADAATIEMTYQGITATFDDDAVIAITGADMSPELNGDPIGSWETVAVEAGDELSVQFATDGARAYLAVAGGIDVPEVMGSRSTYTLVGIGGHEGRGLEAGDELSVGEPPNGSVDLVGTRLPDEYIPEYADENAVRIVVGLTSYRLTDEARATLCDAEWTVSAEADRVGYRLEGPDLEFEEREQPFGAGTDPSNVVDLGYPIGSIQVPQQPIVLMQDAVTGGGYATVGTVISADRGLLAQRQTHKTVSFESVDVEEAIDARTRRSERLKEIRSVIDG; encoded by the coding sequence ATGATCGACGTCCACGAGGGAGGCATCTCGAGTACGGTTCAGGATCTCGGCCGAACCGGACACTATCATATCGGCATGCCTCCGTCGGGTGCGATGGACGAGTACGCACACACGGTTGCTAACTACCTCGTCGGCAACGACGCCGACGCCGCGACCATCGAGATGACCTACCAGGGGATTACGGCCACGTTCGACGACGACGCCGTTATCGCGATCACCGGTGCCGACATGTCACCCGAACTGAACGGTGATCCGATCGGAAGCTGGGAAACCGTGGCCGTCGAGGCCGGCGACGAGCTCTCCGTCCAGTTCGCGACCGACGGCGCTCGCGCGTACCTCGCCGTCGCGGGCGGCATCGACGTCCCCGAGGTGATGGGGAGCAGGTCGACGTACACGCTCGTCGGGATCGGCGGTCACGAGGGCCGCGGGCTCGAGGCGGGCGACGAACTTTCGGTCGGTGAGCCGCCGAACGGGAGCGTCGACCTGGTCGGCACGCGACTTCCCGACGAGTACATCCCCGAGTACGCCGACGAAAACGCCGTCCGGATCGTCGTCGGATTGACCAGCTACCGTCTCACCGACGAGGCGAGAGCGACGCTCTGTGACGCGGAGTGGACGGTCTCCGCCGAAGCCGACCGCGTCGGCTACCGCCTCGAGGGACCGGACCTCGAGTTCGAAGAGCGCGAGCAGCCGTTCGGGGCGGGCACGGATCCGTCGAACGTCGTCGACCTGGGCTATCCGATCGGTTCGATCCAGGTTCCCCAGCAGCCGATCGTTCTCATGCAGGATGCGGTCACTGGCGGCGGTTACGCCACCGTCGGCACGGTCATCAGTGCCGACCGCGGACTGCTCGCCCAGCGACAGACGCACAAGACGGTTTCGTTCGAGTCCGTCGACGTCGAGGAGGCGATCGACGCGCGAACGCGACGGAGCGAGCGACTCAAGGAGATCCGATCCGTGATCGACGGATGA
- a CDS encoding DUF7553 family protein: protein MGTGLDRAHTELERAAETASDDVREDVQVVLSAFEEYEIEDRLPDHAVFDGHLNTLRQASERASGETRERIDDGLEAAEAFREELEQG from the coding sequence ATGGGAACAGGACTCGATCGGGCCCACACCGAACTCGAGCGCGCGGCCGAAACCGCATCGGACGACGTTCGTGAGGACGTCCAGGTGGTGCTCTCCGCCTTCGAAGAGTACGAGATCGAGGATCGCCTTCCCGACCACGCCGTCTTCGACGGCCACCTCAACACGCTTCGTCAGGCCAGCGAACGGGCTTCCGGCGAGACGCGCGAGCGAATCGACGACGGGCTCGAGGCGGCCGAGGCCTTTCGGGAGGAACTCGAGCAGGGCTAA
- a CDS encoding MinD/ParA family ATP-binding protein gives MIVAISGGKGGVGKSTVAMNLARELEAIVVDADLTAPDLPRGRAVDLHDVLAGRADPMDAVVHHGSLCILPCGRTLAGARASDLAEMGRTVRRVERDYGDVVVDCPAGLARDVGTALHCADVAVLVTTPNRPALLDAVRTRRLALDLETPIAAVVLNRSRNGRGAQIDGRVEATFEAPATVVPERAAIADATRAGKPVRDVRPTDRVLEVFERIARQLERCHRRRADDGSLSRS, from the coding sequence ATGATCGTCGCGATCAGCGGCGGAAAGGGCGGCGTCGGAAAGTCGACCGTGGCGATGAACCTGGCTCGAGAGCTCGAGGCGATCGTCGTTGACGCCGATCTCACAGCCCCGGACCTTCCACGAGGACGGGCGGTCGATCTACACGACGTTCTCGCCGGTCGTGCTGATCCGATGGACGCCGTTGTTCACCACGGATCGCTCTGCATCCTTCCCTGTGGCCGAACGCTCGCTGGCGCACGCGCGTCGGACCTCGCAGAGATGGGGCGGACAGTTCGACGGGTCGAGCGCGACTACGGTGACGTCGTCGTCGACTGTCCGGCCGGGCTGGCACGCGACGTCGGCACGGCGCTACACTGTGCGGACGTCGCCGTCTTGGTGACGACACCGAACCGGCCCGCACTGCTCGATGCGGTTCGTACCCGCCGACTCGCGCTCGATCTCGAGACACCGATCGCGGCCGTCGTCCTCAACCGCTCGCGAAACGGCCGTGGGGCACAGATCGACGGTCGCGTCGAAGCCACGTTCGAAGCGCCAGCCACCGTCGTTCCCGAGCGAGCGGCAATCGCAGACGCCACTCGAGCGGGGAAACCGGTCCGTGACGTTCGACCGACCGATCGTGTTCTCGAGGTTTTCGAGCGGATCGCCCGACAGCTCGAACGGTGTCACCGACGGCGGGCCGACGACGGCTCTCTCTCGCGTTCGTAA